The Serratia rhizosphaerae genome has a segment encoding these proteins:
- a CDS encoding MupA/Atu3671 family FMN-dependent luciferase-like monooxygenase: MMSDIQDKLSRLTPAQRAQLLEKIKAQRGADVPAETAPAANNHGMDFSLIFFSGDGGTDSEHKYDLLLECTRFADSHGFSAVITPERHFQPVGGLFPNPSVLNAALAMITKNIQLRAGSVVLPLHNPLRVAEEWSLVDNLSQGRAAISCATGWHPADFLINPEGYEDRRATMLDNIALIRQLWRGEPVQRRDIAGNTVEVKILPRPIQKELPMFLTSSGNPDTWLKAGELGMHVLCSLTNHTLAELKTNITAYRDARAQHGYSPESGIVSVMVHTFVGEQDDAVKKQVREPLRGFLNGYINQNDTLNPYKDRQQTVRHAIDNDREALLTYAFEKHFNQTSLMGSPEKCARMVEKLQEAGANEIACLVDFGLSAETVLAGLQPLAALKAQFARQAVNG; the protein is encoded by the coding sequence ATGATGAGCGATATTCAGGATAAATTAAGCAGACTGACCCCGGCACAGCGTGCACAGTTGCTGGAGAAGATCAAGGCACAGCGCGGCGCCGACGTCCCGGCGGAGACGGCTCCCGCCGCCAACAATCACGGCATGGATTTCTCGCTGATTTTCTTTTCGGGGGATGGCGGCACCGACAGTGAACATAAATATGATTTATTGCTGGAATGCACCCGTTTTGCAGACAGCCACGGATTCAGTGCGGTGATCACCCCAGAGCGTCATTTTCAGCCTGTGGGCGGGCTGTTTCCCAATCCTTCGGTGCTCAACGCCGCGCTGGCGATGATCACCAAAAATATTCAGCTGCGTGCGGGCAGCGTGGTGCTGCCGCTGCATAACCCACTGCGGGTCGCAGAAGAGTGGTCGCTGGTGGATAACCTGTCGCAGGGCCGCGCGGCTATCTCCTGTGCCACCGGTTGGCATCCGGCAGATTTCTTAATTAATCCAGAAGGATATGAAGATCGCCGAGCCACCATGCTGGACAACATCGCGTTGATTCGCCAACTGTGGCGCGGTGAGCCGGTACAGCGGCGGGACATTGCGGGCAATACGGTTGAGGTTAAAATTCTGCCGCGTCCGATCCAGAAAGAACTGCCGATGTTTCTTACCTCGTCCGGTAACCCGGATACCTGGCTAAAAGCGGGTGAGCTGGGTATGCACGTACTCTGCTCGCTGACCAATCATACGCTGGCCGAGTTGAAAACCAACATTACTGCGTATCGCGATGCGCGGGCGCAGCACGGTTACTCGCCGGAGAGCGGCATTGTGTCGGTGATGGTTCACACTTTCGTTGGCGAGCAGGATGACGCGGTGAAAAAACAGGTGCGTGAGCCGCTGCGCGGCTTCCTCAATGGCTATATCAATCAGAATGATACCCTTAATCCCTACAAGGATCGTCAGCAAACGGTGCGCCATGCCATCGACAACGATCGTGAAGCCTTGCTGACCTATGCCTTTGAAAAACACTTCAATCAGACTTCGTTAATGGGATCGCCTGAGAAGTGCGCGCGGATGGTGGAGAAGCTACAAGAAGCCGGCGCCAATGAAATCGCCTGTCTGGTGGATTTTGGCCTCAGTGCGGAAACGGTACTGGCGGGGTTGCAGCCGTTGGCGGCGCTGAAAGCGCAGTTTGCCCGTCAAGCGGTAAACGGATAA
- a CDS encoding metallophosphoesterase family protein: protein MRILALSDIHVDQPENLAWLAQLSRNDYREDVLLLAGDVSHDATRFADALSMLRQRFAQVFFVPGNHDLWLMRHETGDSLAKFHRLLALCQKLGVRTQPQTLDLPERTVTILPLFSWYTRPEEGEDSLYVPSAQEQHASHWCDNYLIRWPDTLGITPARYFLRLNEPHLAACPAGEVITFSHFLPRRELMLSSLTDETLARVTGGSGFNFSRVAGTALLDWQIRRAGATRHIYGHQHRNRVRPLAGVTYLSCCLGYVAERNAQRIDLRQGVPLDVFSGAHDHQPIEESGQVGTR from the coding sequence ATGCGGATCCTGGCGCTCTCCGATATTCATGTCGATCAGCCGGAAAATCTCGCCTGGCTGGCGCAGCTTTCGCGTAATGACTATCGCGAAGATGTGCTGCTGCTGGCGGGGGACGTTTCCCACGATGCGACGCGCTTTGCTGATGCGTTGAGCATGCTGCGACAGCGTTTTGCGCAGGTATTCTTTGTGCCTGGCAATCACGACCTGTGGCTGATGCGTCATGAGACGGGGGATTCGCTGGCAAAATTTCATCGGTTGCTGGCGCTGTGTCAGAAATTGGGCGTACGTACGCAACCGCAGACGTTGGATCTTCCGGAGCGCACTGTGACCATACTGCCGCTATTTTCCTGGTATACGCGGCCGGAAGAGGGTGAAGACAGCCTGTATGTACCCAGTGCGCAGGAGCAACATGCCAGCCACTGGTGCGACAATTACCTGATTCGCTGGCCTGACACCCTTGGCATCACTCCGGCGCGCTATTTCTTACGCCTTAATGAGCCGCATCTGGCTGCCTGCCCCGCTGGGGAGGTCATCACCTTTAGCCACTTTCTGCCCCGCCGTGAACTGATGCTCTCATCGCTGACCGACGAGACGCTGGCGCGCGTCACTGGCGGCAGCGGATTTAACTTCAGTCGGGTTGCGGGCACGGCGTTGCTCGATTGGCAGATTCGCCGCGCGGGGGCCACACGACATATTTACGGTCATCAGCATCGCAATCGCGTCCGGCCGCTGGCGGGCGTGACCTATTTATCCTGTTGCCTCGGCTATGTCGCTGAGCGTAACGCACAACGTATTGATCTGCGTCAGGGAGTACCGCTGGATGTGTTCAGCGGCGCGCACGATCATCAACCTATTGAAGAGTCTGGACAGGTGGGCACACGATGA
- a CDS encoding MFS transporter, with the protein MRASNKAIFIGIMTASMLDSVAVGILLPVIPLLAIGMGANAVTISALVSIQFICGALGSPILGRISDHMPRGVLLLISLVTIALCYWGLAFTSSLLMLFVLRAVIGFMSTNLVILESIISQLTNNQERSAGIARLRLGSTAGLILGPGVAGLLGHFHIMQGLHELLVFSACMSSLVPLVIAWTLRGQLTTNLAAARAKNPYRNVLKLFFANANIRDFALIKALIAVCFSLLMTIAPLWAVHAVGWSTTELSALVAVFGLSLFFIQVAIATNRAHWLTSNLSLFLACLVVVPGFVMLIVAPSGMALFLCCVGLGLSSAVVNIVVPSTISKMAFFDVGAVLGMVSTTVLVASTVGPMVFGGVYQAWGGSLTWACGLLCALIACWLAMKYVGKPSEIDESLSGRELP; encoded by the coding sequence ATGAGAGCAAGCAACAAAGCGATTTTTATTGGCATCATGACCGCCAGCATGCTGGATTCGGTGGCGGTGGGGATATTGCTGCCGGTAATCCCGCTGCTGGCGATCGGCATGGGGGCCAATGCCGTCACTATTTCGGCGCTGGTGTCGATTCAATTTATCTGCGGAGCGCTCGGCTCGCCGATCCTCGGGCGTATCTCGGATCATATGCCGCGCGGCGTGCTGCTGTTGATCTCGCTGGTCACCATTGCGCTGTGCTACTGGGGACTGGCATTTACCTCATCGTTGCTGATGCTGTTTGTGCTGCGCGCGGTGATCGGTTTTATGAGCACTAATCTGGTTATCCTCGAGTCGATCATCTCTCAACTGACCAACAACCAAGAGCGTAGCGCCGGGATCGCCCGGCTGCGGCTGGGATCGACCGCCGGATTGATCCTCGGCCCGGGCGTCGCCGGGCTGTTGGGGCATTTTCACATTATGCAGGGTCTGCATGAACTGCTGGTGTTCTCTGCCTGTATGTCGAGCCTGGTGCCGCTGGTGATTGCCTGGACGCTGCGCGGTCAGCTCACCACCAATCTGGCTGCGGCCCGTGCCAAAAATCCCTATCGTAATGTGCTGAAACTGTTTTTCGCCAATGCCAACATCCGCGATTTTGCGTTGATTAAAGCGCTAATTGCGGTCTGCTTCTCGCTGCTGATGACCATCGCGCCGCTGTGGGCCGTCCATGCGGTGGGCTGGAGCACCACCGAGCTGTCTGCGCTGGTCGCCGTCTTCGGCCTGTCGCTATTTTTCATTCAAGTGGCGATTGCCACTAACCGCGCCCACTGGCTCACCAGTAATCTCTCCCTGTTTCTTGCCTGCCTGGTGGTGGTGCCGGGCTTTGTGATGCTGATTGTCGCACCGAGCGGAATGGCGTTGTTCCTCTGCTGCGTCGGGTTGGGGCTGAGCTCGGCGGTGGTGAATATCGTGGTGCCTTCCACTATCAGCAAAATGGCGTTTTTTGATGTGGGGGCGGTGCTCGGCATGGTGTCGACCACCGTGCTGGTGGCCAGTACCGTCGGACCGATGGTATTCGGCGGCGTGTATCAGGCGTGGGGCGGAAGTCTCACCTGGGCGTGTGGCTTGCTGTGTGCGCTGATTGCCTGCTGGCTAGCGATGAAATATGTCGGCAAACCCAGCGAAATTGACGAATCGTTATCCGGGCGTGAGCTGCCGTAA